The Rhineura floridana isolate rRhiFlo1 chromosome 14, rRhiFlo1.hap2, whole genome shotgun sequence genomic sequence tctcccagtcctacctggtgaggccagagattgaacctgagaactTCTGCATATAAAGCAAGGGCTGTGCCacggagctacggcccttccactaaaccaagattccagtcctcatgaagGGGAATTAAAAGGCTGGTTTAAATAGGGATGTCGAAAGCTGCCTCAGGCAGAGTCAAAcgactggtccatcttgctcagtgctgtctacattgaccggcagcggctctccaggctttcaggcagggtcctctcccaaccctacctagaggAGCATTTTTAGCCAGCCAGGAGCTGGCTGAGGAGGGGCAGTATCATTGGAGACATTGGGGCCTGGAATAGGGAGAGTGTTTTCTTTCCCTTCCTGggactttttctctctttttcggATACGTGAAATGTGTTTTACAACCCCATGTATGAAGCATGACGATTTTTCTATAGAACGATCTACGGCCGTAGAGGATGGTGTGGCCGTGGATGTCCCATCCACATACAGGCCCGTCCATTCTTTATTTGAATATCTTGTGCATGTACACAGTGCGTATATTGCTATGATGTTGTAATTTGCATCGTATCTGGTATTCAGGGACAGTAGCCTGCTGTCTACATACTGTTGCCATTGAGCTGAAGACTTTGTGAGACTGAGCAATATTTGTCCTGTTGTTGAACTGCAATAACATTAGTTGCTTGTTTTTAAGAATTTGCATCTCTgtcttcccccctcccaggcaTGTACTCGTCCATTAGTGTCGGTATACTCTGAAAAGGGGGAAGTGTCGGGTAAAAATGTCACCATGCCTGCTGTATTCAAGGCTCCCATTCGCCCAGATATTGTGAACTTTGTTCACACCAATTTGCGGAAGAACAACAGGCAGCCCTATGCTGTCAGCGAGCTTGCAGGTAAGATTTGTAATAACGTGTTTCTTATGATGGAGAATTTAATACTAGCGAGAAAGTACAGGTGATGTGTCAAGTCTCCTAGTGGTTTTTAAAGTAATAAAAGCAGGCAGTCAAAGTGAAGACTGCCTCAGTTGTAGTTGTCTGGATTGAGATGCAGCCTTGTAAATGAGCCCATGAAAATTACTAGCCTGCTGGGAGCTGACACAGGAAGGATGAAGAACCCTGTCCCTTCTCCAGCCTGCTGCACTTCTGTGCCATGCACAAAGCGGGCAGCTCCCCACCCTCTGGTAGCCCTCTTGGTTTCCATATTAGGTGATGCAATGCTCTATTCCTCCTTCGCCAGTCCACTCACACGTACACTGTTACATGTCACCCATATTTACCAGGTGAGTATATACAAGGTCGGGGTGAGATATGAAGTAAACCCTTGTAGAATATGGGACGTATTATAGGCGTTTGTAGATCTAGGcatcctgtttttgttttttacattttgGTATAGTTACAGTTTCTGAAAAAATGGCTTGCTAATTCCAGATTGCAGTTGTAAGTGTGTTCCTTGCTGAAATGATGACATTCCACTTAGTTGGTCCATGTTTTTGAATTCGGTGGTAACAGTGGAAGTTCTGGTGTTGGCTATTACACCTTCAGGAAAATGACCCAGACCATGTGAATTAGTAATTAATGATTTAATGGTGTACATTTCTTTTTTCAGGGCATCAGACCAGTGCTGAATCTTGGGGTACTGGAAGAGCAGTTGCTCGTATCCCAAGGGTTCGTGGAGGTGGAACTCATCGATCCGGCCAGGGTGCTTTTGGCAATGTATCCTTGATTCCATCTGCCTTTCCCTAGCATGTCCTCAAAACCTAAAATCTGATGAATTGAAATATAATTATGATTTATTATATGATAACAGTATTACTGTGTGTATGAAACATAAGCCTTAGTGGCCAGGAGCCTAAATTGAATggaatgccgtgcataatttgaGATATTGTTTTGGTGGTTTGAAAAGAGTAGAGGGATTGTACTTGCTATGATGTCGTAATTTGCGCCTTACTCTGTATACAGTGACAGTTGCCTGCTGTCATTAGGCTGGTACAGATGGTTGATGATCAGCTAATTCTGAGCAAGAATGAAAGGGGGGGTATTCCACATTAAATACTCTGGTTCCATCCTTTACACTGGATAAATAGATGTGTCGTGGAGGTCGCATGTTTGCCCCGACCAAGACTTGGCGACGCTGGCACCGTAGGGTGAATGTAACTCAGAAGCGCTATGCCATCTGCTCTGCTCTGGCAGCTTCAGCCCTTCCGGCGCTTGTTATGTCAAAAGGTAAGCatgcttttcccaaccagtgtgcctccagatgttgttggaccacaactcccatcagcctcagccagcattgccaatggtcaggaaagatggggattgtggtccaacaacatctggaggcacactggttgggaaaggctgatatagaggCATTAATGTATGTGTTCAATGTGGCAGAGCTGTAGTTGTGGGATGGTCGGTGTTCGTAGACTAAGGTGGCtaacccaggctttccctgaccctgtgtccatccagatgttggacacgcaactcccatcagccccagccagcatggcccatggtgaGGGATGGGAGTTGATGTGTAGTCTTAACATTCTCTGCCTGGAGGGgtacaggttagccactcctgaagTAGAAGGTACTTGATTAATGTGCCTAAGGGACAGTTAGGAGTTCTTTTGGAGAAACTGAGGCATAAGCATGTTTTAAGGTTAGCAGACGTGTTGGAGTTTCTTGCTCTTCTTAGTTTGTGTTCGTTAATAAACCCAGAAAGTGATATTTTTTGCCATCCTAGTCGATATGAACTTAAATCCAAAACTCTCCATATATCAGGCCACCGCATTGAGGAGATTCCAGAACTTCCCTTGGTAGTTGAAGACAAAGTCGAGGGCTACAAGAAAACTAAGGAAGCTGTTCTGCTGCTTAAGAAGCTGAAAGCCTGGAATGATATCAAAAAGGTGAGCTGAGCATTAGTTGCAAAAACAAGGAGTGTCAGTGAATAGCATGTGGGTTGATAAAACCAATACATTCCGTTCGAAGTTCCAACATATTACAGTGGTGCCCACTTAATTTTGTACAACATAGTTGGGCTGTGTATCTAACGAAAGAATGTTCTTGAAGTTTAATTCAGATATAAGCATTTATCAGCTTAATTACTGTTGACTATGCAAAATGATGAATTTTTCACTGGTCCGTGTTTCAGATGAACAGTGGTGATGGTGAAGTTCTGAGTTGCAGAAGGACACTTGTTGATCCTGAAAGTGGTGACTTAATTGCTTTTTACACAAAATGTGGTTTGTTTCCACCCAGGTCTATGCCTCTCAGCGTATGCGTGCAGGCAAGGGTAAAATGAGGAACCGCCGTCGCATCCAGCGCAGGGGACCCTGCATTGTCTACAGTGAGGACAATGGCATCATAAAAGCTTTCAGGAATATCCCAGGTAGTTTTTAAATTACCATCTAAGATGCATGATGGAGGTTGTGGACAGGAAGGGTGTCCAAAATGATGATATTCCACTTCATTGGTCCGTGTTTCTGAAACACATGATTTGGTGGAAGTTCTGACTAAATATCCAGATTGGGGGTAAATCTTTAGGAGGGAATACTATCGGAGGCACATCACCAGGGCATGTTTCCCTCACTTTCTAAGTCCAATGCATTGGACAGTAAGGAAACAACTTATTCCTTAAGCAGAATAGAGGGTACATGACGATGTGTACATAAAACACATACACTGTGCTATTTTCTGATAGGGATTACTCTTCTTGATGTCAACAAGTTGAACCTTTTGAGGCTTGCTCCTGGTGGCCATGTTGGACGTTTCTGCATTTGGACTGAAAGTGCTTTCCGCAAGTTGGATGATTTGTATGGCACTTGGCGCAAGTCGGCCACCCTGAAGAGTGACTACAAGTAAGCTTGTTTTTAAGGTTGAGTTTGGGTTTGTTTTATCTTGACTTCTGACTTGAGGCGTTGGTTGCCCTGCAAATAAATTGGGAGTTTTCAAGTATTGCAATTGGTCATGCAGTAGACTTGTTGAGTGTTCAATATGAACACTCATTGGAAAATCCCAGTGTAGTCTCCCCTCCAATACCTCCTTTTCCAGGGGGAAAAAAGGTTATCAAGGGGGAGAGGGTAGCCGGCAGTGAATGGCTTCCTGTTCCCCAGGTGTAAGGCTTGGATGGGGTAACAGGAAATAGTGGAgatgggttcaaatcccagttGGGGCAGGAGGCTGGTGGTTGTTCCTGCTTCAGATTGGGGCTTTCTTATTTGAGTGGGAAAGATCTCCTTTTGGAGTTTTCCCTTGCCCTGCTTCTGGCAAATGGAAGGGTGCTCACATGAAAAATTGGGTGCTGTTTGGAATATATTAGACAATGCTTTTTTCTAGTGAAGGAGATTATGTATGTGTATTTAtttgtgagtgagtgagaaggtTCTCAGTGCTGTAACTTACCTGTACTTAAATGCAGCCTGCCAATGCACAAGATGACCAATACAGATCTTGGAAGAATTCTGAAAAGCCAAGAGATCCAGAAGGCCCTACGTGCACCAAAGTTAGTGTCTGTTTTAAATCTTTAGGTTAAGTAGTACTTCAAGTGATGCACTCTGGGTTTTGGCTGGGTGTTTTCTGGAACAAAAATGAGAAGAGGGGAAATGCAGGGTTGTACTTTTAATTTTAGGTTTAaaactttatttatatcccggccttcctcagcaggagcccagggtggaaactTGTCATCTTTAGTAGATGAAAACATACTTTGTGTAACAATATCTGTCAATTTGCTGCTCACACATTCTCTCCCTAGTATCTGTGTTTGGTCTAATAAACCTTGGGGATCTTTTACGGTGTGATGATATGTTGAGCTGTACATAACctaacccatcctgggactgcACAGTGAAGGGTAGCGTGCCAATCAATCCAAGGGCTATGTACTCATCCAATCTTCTTCTGCAGGAAAAAGATTCACCGCAGAGTTCTTAAGAAGAATCCACTGAAGAATTTGAGAGTTATGATTAAACTGAATCCATATGCCAAGACTAAGAGGCGCGACACCATTCTGCGCCATGCGAAGAATGTAAGTGTGGTTAAACATTGGACTGAAATTGcatttcttgttttaaaaacatgaaGAGCTATAATAGTCTCTATTTCTGTTTCTACAGCACaagctcagagaagagaaagccgCAAAGGGGAAAGCAAAGGTTCAGGCTGCAGCTGCAAAGACTGAAACTGCAGCATGAATAGAAGAAGCTTCAGTGCTTGTTTGCTTCAGTGCTGAAAAGGGCTGTACTGTGgattacagttaataaaaaacaAATCTATCCAGAGTGCTGTCTTCTTTGCTGTCACTTGCACTGATGCTCTTCAATCATGAAAGGATGGAATGGAAAT encodes the following:
- the RPL4 gene encoding large ribosomal subunit protein uL4; its protein translation is MACTRPLVSVYSEKGEVSGKNVTMPAVFKAPIRPDIVNFVHTNLRKNNRQPYAVSELAGHQTSAESWGTGRAVARIPRVRGGGTHRSGQGAFGNMCRGGRMFAPTKTWRRWHRRVNVTQKRYAICSALAASALPALVMSKGHRIEEIPELPLVVEDKVEGYKKTKEAVLLLKKLKAWNDIKKVYASQRMRAGKGKMRNRRRIQRRGPCIVYSEDNGIIKAFRNIPGITLLDVNKLNLLRLAPGGHVGRFCIWTESAFRKLDDLYGTWRKSATLKSDYNLPMHKMTNTDLGRILKSQEIQKALRAPKKKIHRRVLKKNPLKNLRVMIKLNPYAKTKRRDTILRHAKNHKLREEKAAKGKAKVQAAAAKTETAA